The proteins below are encoded in one region of Triticum aestivum cultivar Chinese Spring chromosome 1B, IWGSC CS RefSeq v2.1, whole genome shotgun sequence:
- the LOC123137668 gene encoding probable calcium-binding protein CML9 — MAAKLTKEQSDECKEVFDLFDGDEDGRIAAGELVTALRSLGQNVDEDEARGFLEDAGAGGAGAVDLPTFLAVAARKANAGVSAKGLAQCLDAFDDDGSGVIPAEQLRQVMLTHGDRLTEEEADELVRKADPRGEGRVQCKELVKVLMNNK; from the coding sequence ATGGCGGCCAAGCTGACCAAGGAGCAGTCGGACGAGTGCAAGGAGGTGTTCGACCTGTtcgacggcgacgaggacggccgcATCGCCGCCGGCGAGCTGGTCACGGCGCTCCGCTCGCTGGGCCAGAACGTGGACGAGGACGAGGCGCGGGGCTTCCTCGAGgacgcgggcgcgggcggcgccggcgccgtcgACCTCCCCACGTTCCTGGCCGTCGCGGCGCGCAAGGCTAACGCCGGCGTGTCGGCCAAGGGCCTGGCCCAGTGCCTGGACGCGTTCGACGACGACGGGAGCGGGGTCATCCCCGCGGAGCAGCTGCGGCAGGTGATGCTCACCCACGGCGACCGGctcacggaggaggaggccgacgagcTGGTCCGCAAGGCCGACCCCCGCGGCGAGGGCCGCGTCCAGTGCAAGGAGCTCGTCAAGGTGCTCATGAACAACAAGTGA
- the LOC123137677 gene encoding calmodulin-2, whose translation MADQLTDEQIAEFKEAFSLFDKDGDGCITTKELGTVMRSLGQNPTEAELQDMINEVDADGNGTIDFPEFLNLMARKMKDTDSEEELKEAFRVFDKDQNGFISAAELRHVMTNLGEKLTDEEVDEMIREADVDGDGQINYEEFVKVMMAK comes from the exons ATGGCGGACCAGCTGACCGACGAGCAGATCGCCGAGTTCAAGGAGGCCTTCAGCCTCTTCGACAAGGATGGCGACG GTTGCATCACCACCAAGGAGCTCGGAACCGTGATGCGGTCCCTCGGGCAGAACCCCACGGAGGCGGAGCTGCAGGACATGATCAACGAGGTTGACGCGGACGGCAACGGCACCATCGACTTCCCGGAGTTCCTGAACCTGATGGCGAGGAAGATGAAGGACACTGACTCGGAGGAggagctcaaggaggcgttccgCGTGTTTGACAAGGACCAGAACGGCTTCATCTCGGCGGCGGAGCTGCGCCACGTGATGACCAACCTCGGGGAGAAGCTGACGGACGAGGAGGTGGACGAGATGATCCGGGAGGCGGACGTGGACGGCGACGGCCAGATCAACTACGAGGAGTTCGTCAAGGTCATGATGGCCAAGTGA
- the LOC123137652 gene encoding SNF1-related protein kinase regulatory subunit beta-1 isoform X1: protein MGNASARAVENGHAAAPMEQVAVGPVGGSSAEAAAPPDAVMRELPPPVPYVFAPQVPVAPLQIPNEFSPVFNHSWMNGSDESTNNNPPEIEIPTLITWSQGGNEVFVEGSWDNWTSRKVLERSGKDHAVLLVLPSGIYHYRMIVDGVPRYVSELPHVTDERGQVANLLDVHEYIPDSLDSVAEFDAPPSPEQ from the exons ATGGGGAACGCGAGCGCCAGGGCGGTGGAGAACGGCCACGCGGCGGCGCCGATGGAGCAGGTGGCCGTGGGCCCCGTCGGCGGGAGCTCCGCCGAGGCCGCGGCGCCGCCGGACGCCGTGATGCGGGAGCTCCCTCCTCCGGTCCCCTACGTCTTCGCGCCGCAG GTTCCAGTAGCTCCGCTGCAGATACCGAATGAATTTTCACCTGTTTTTAACCATTCATGGATGAATGGTTCGGATGAATCCACCAACAATAACCCCCCGGAGATTGAAATTCCAACTTTAATTACATGGAGTCAAGGAGGAAACGAGGTGTTTGTGGAAGGATCATGGGATAACTGGACATCAAG GAAGGTGTTAGAGAGGTCTGGGAAAGATCACGCTGTGTTGTTGGTTCTGCCATCTGGAATATATCATTACAGGATGATTGTTGATGGGGTGCCGAGATATGTGTCCGAACTACCTCATGTGACTGATGAAAGAGGGCAGGTGGCCAACCTCCTTGATGTCCAT GAGTATATCCCAGATAGTCTTGACAGCGTGGCGGAGTTCGACGCGCCCCCATCGCCTGAGCAGTGA
- the LOC123137652 gene encoding SNF1-related protein kinase regulatory subunit beta-1 isoform X2: protein MGNASARAVENGHAAAPMEQVAVGPVGGSSAEAAAPPDAVMRELPPPVPYVFAPQVPVAPLQIPNEFSPVFNHSWMNGSDESTNNNPPEIEIPTLITWSQGGNEVFVEGSWDNWTSRKVLERSGKDHAVLLVLPSGIYHYRMIVDGVPRYVSELPHVTDERGQVANLLDVHVRVYPR from the exons ATGGGGAACGCGAGCGCCAGGGCGGTGGAGAACGGCCACGCGGCGGCGCCGATGGAGCAGGTGGCCGTGGGCCCCGTCGGCGGGAGCTCCGCCGAGGCCGCGGCGCCGCCGGACGCCGTGATGCGGGAGCTCCCTCCTCCGGTCCCCTACGTCTTCGCGCCGCAG GTTCCAGTAGCTCCGCTGCAGATACCGAATGAATTTTCACCTGTTTTTAACCATTCATGGATGAATGGTTCGGATGAATCCACCAACAATAACCCCCCGGAGATTGAAATTCCAACTTTAATTACATGGAGTCAAGGAGGAAACGAGGTGTTTGTGGAAGGATCATGGGATAACTGGACATCAAG GAAGGTGTTAGAGAGGTCTGGGAAAGATCACGCTGTGTTGTTGGTTCTGCCATCTGGAATATATCATTACAGGATGATTGTTGATGGGGTGCCGAGATATGTGTCCGAACTACCTCATGTGACTGATGAAAGAGGGCAGGTGGCCAACCTCCTTGATGTCCATGTCA GAGTATATCCCAGATAG